One Setaria viridis chromosome 7, Setaria_viridis_v4.0, whole genome shotgun sequence genomic region harbors:
- the LOC117862456 gene encoding uncharacterized protein, translated as MDFLALPRRDLQALCKRNGVRANMTNAAMAEALAALPTVDGIGEYVKEPVTVPAPEVKAAAAADEQQREKLGSPLPRGRRVTVKAVQTDGGKEDEKRESAKEDAPALAVGRRGPSRRARPAPVVASSVAVPVGKAEEAEDKQGGSKEEDRRREANKEDPPAPVVGRRAASRRARPELAAESAAAGAVEEQRKQDGSPTPRGRRGAVKSSEPIRPDDCEKEEKELMREAGTDGAPALGVGRRGASRRARPAPALAEPAGKVTEEEKAPPIPRDRHVKLNDDKEDTKAATKPEGEEDAPALGVGHRGACRRVRRAPAVSGKVAAEAEPRALIPRGHGVPVKSPEVTRLDDSEDEEKEDTKPDEKDDEAPAIGVGRRGASQRAPAPADSPATRRRAATSKAEAVGVTEEAVPMRATRHRKPTMKAAAVAEEKALPKATRRKAVKKTISQQEEQENPQEAVPAPVSDVGCDNPEDPEEDSGPQKREQKQKDEDVVIIEDEILMEENPAQELLVTNQESMDHSTLQGQQVGVENCPAPSASQEDSPIMGLVSMATEQAAEKDECANFQDGKGSCGSLDKGVSDKNHDAGEEIEKLSIIQGLQASPTEDHIEEVVTDDANHESEMRNFNEVLHGTEETSEANAEDDIVSQDKEDITIDELQADLADGSVLVHCSGNIKLFVEEETNEVNTEDGVSFQEKGDVAVDMALPDTVAEAIPSGCSIDISCVEVEKAGYITSEMSESPAALDEDGEVTNLYADICHADKPSEVVIGDSVSQVTVPDSKVVQEEKVVVITDEMPWSTAAMHEDVEEDQFQTIFIHAADSLPEVKMIDYEVEEKTSMIIDEQQQSTVTIDEDVVDNHLETDVVHADEHKEAVTIDEVPESTGTDGEVLEEDKAAVITEEVPQSTGKMDEHEEEDQFQTAFVHDDQVVTADSVPDLKITGCEPIEDKTTLITDEKQQSTVTMDEDVVDDHFETDAVHADDHKKVVTADEVPELTGTDDEVVGEDKAVVTAEEVPQSTGTDEEVEEDQFQTFFVHAEQVLTSDSVSDLKITDCEEKTTLIIDEKQQSTVTMDEADVSDYSETDELKEVATDDKVPQLTGTEGEVVEEDKAVVITDEDDWKESAFTSDLPQELDVSEESKDRITPALVDDATESLSNSILTVEPAASIAADASVCKNSIEKNTTELVAMQDEKVVKVNKKSVDLYAFSLRQLKTKLKEGLNAKKNKEAKRVALARVDENVCRSHTKGQQQNLNLQQH; from the exons ATGGACTTCCTTGCGCTCCCCCGCCGCGACCTGCAGGCGCTGTGCAAGCGCAACGGCGTCCGCGCCAACATGACCAACGCCGCCATGGCCGAggccctcgccgcgctccccACG GTTGATGGGATCGGGGAGTACGTCAAGGAGCCCGTCACCGTTCCTGCGCCAGAGGttaaggcggcggcggcggcggatgagcAGCAGCGGGAGAAGCTGGGGAGCCCActcccgcgcggccgccgcgtgaCGGTCAAGGCGGTCCAGACGGACGGCGGCAAGGAGGATGAGAAGCGGGAGTCGGCCAAGGAGGACGCGCCGGCACTTGCAGTTGGGCGGCGCGGTCCCAGCCGGCGCGCTCGGCCAGCTCCTGTCGTGGCGTCTTCGGTGGCCGTGCCGGTTGGAAaggcggaggaagcggaggacAAGCAGGGCGGCAGCAaggaggaggatcggaggcgGGAGGCGAACAAGGAGGATCCGCCAGCCCCTGTCGTTGGGCGGCGCGCTGCGAGCCGCCGCGCTCGACCAGAGTTGGCAGCAGAGtcagcggcggcaggggcggtaGAGGAGCAGAGGAAGCAAGATGGGAGCCCGaccccgcgcggccgccgcggtgcgGTCAAGTCGTCCGAGCCCATCAGACCGGATGACTGtgagaaggaggagaaggagctcaTGCGGGAGGCTGGAACGGATGGTGCGCCGGCCCTTGGCGTCGGACGTCGTGGTGCCAGCCGGCGCGCTCGCCCCGCGCCAGCGTTGGCTGAGCCGGCGGGCAAGGTaacagaggaggagaaggcgccACCGATTCCTCGCGATCGCCATGTCAAGCTGAACGACGACAAGGAGGATACAAAAGCAGCTACGAAGCCAGAAGGGGAGGAAGACGCGCCAGCACTGGGCGTTGGTCATCGCGGTGCCTGCCGGCGTGTTCGGCGCGCGCCTGCTGTGTCAGGCAAGGTAGCAGCAGAGGCTGAGCCACGGGCTCTGATCCCACGTGGCCACGGCGTTCCTGTCAAGTCACCCGAGGTTACCAGGCTGGACGATAGCGAGGACGAGGAAAAGGAGGACACGAAGCCGGATGAGAAGGACGATGAAGCGCCTGCAATTGGCGTGGGTCGGCGTGGTGCCAGCCAGCGCGCCCCCGCCCCTGCAGATTCTCCGGCTACGAGAAGAAGGGCTGCAACAAGTAAAGCTGAGGCAGTAGGTGTGACCGAGGAGGCTGTGCCCATGCGGGCCACTCGTCACCGTAAGCCAACTATGAAAGCGGCCGCGGTGGCAGAGGAGAAGGCGCTGCCAAAGGCGACAAGAAGGAAGGCGGTAAAGAAGACCATTTCGCAGCAGGAGGAACAAGAAAACCCACAAG AGGCTGTGCCTGCTCCAGTTTCTGACGTGGGATGTGATAACCCTGAAGACCCGGAAGAGGATTCTGGCCCTCAGAAGAGAGAGCAAAAACAAAAGGATGAAG ATGTGGTGATCATTGAGGATGAGATACTGATGGAAGAGAACCCGGCACAAGAGCTACTTGTGACCAATCAGGAATCCATGGATCATTCAACACTGCAAGGACAACAAGTGGGTGTTGAGAACTGTCCTGCTCCTTCGGCCAGCCAGGAGGATTCACCTATCATGGGTCTCGTTTCAATGGCAACAGAACAGGCAGCTGAGAAGGACGAATGTGCCAATTTTCAGGATGGTAAAGGATCCTGCGGGTCATTGGACAAGGGGGTGTCCGATAAGAACCATGATGCCGGTGAAGAGATAGAAAAGTTGTCCATCATCCAGGGGCTGCAGGCCTCACCGACAGAAGACCACATTGAGGAAGTTGTCACTGATGATGCTAACCATGAAAGTGAAATGCGGAATTTCAATGAAGTACTGCATGGCACAGAGGAAACCAGTGAGGCTAATGCAGAAGATGATATTGTCAGTCAGGACAAGGAAGATATCACTATCGATGAGTTGCAGGCTGACTTGGCAGATGGGTCTGTTCTTGTTCATTGCTCAGGGAATATCAAACTGTTTGTCGAAGAGGAGACCAATGAGGTCAATACTGAAGACGGTGTTTCTTTTCAGGAGAAGGGAGATGTGGCTGTTGATATGGCACTGCCTGACACAGTGGCTGAGGCCATTCCTTCTGGTTGCTCAATTGATATCAGCTGTGTTGAAGTGGAGAAGGCAGGATACATCACTAGTGAGATGTCTGAGAGCCCAGCTGCATTGGATGAGGATGGTGAGGTAACAAACCTGTACGCTGATATCTGTCATGCCGATAAACCGAGTGAGGTGGTCATTGGTGACAGTGTGTCCCAAGTCACAGTACCGGACAGCAAAGTTGTTCAGGAGGAAAAGGTGGTAGTGATTACTGATGAGATGCCATGGAGCACAGCTGCGATGCATGAGGACGTCGAGGAAGATCAGTTTCAAACTATTTTTATTCATGCTGCTGACAGTCTGCCGGAAGTTAAAATGATAGATTATGAAGTTGAGGAGAAGACATCAATGATCATTGatgagcagcagcagagcaCGGTTACAATCGATGAAGATGTTGTCGACAACCATTTGGAAACTGATGTTGTTCATGCTGATGAACATAAGGAAGCGGTAACTATTGATGAAGTGCCAGAATCCACAGGGACAGACGGTGAAGTTCTTGAGGAGGACAAGGCAGCTGTGATCACTGAGGAGGTGCCACAGAGCACTGGTAAAATGGATGAGCATGAAGAGGAAGATCAGTTCCAAACTGCTTTTGTTCATGATGATCAAGTAGTCACTGCTGACAGCGTGCCAGATCTGAAAATAACAGGTTGTGAACCAATTGAGGACAAGACAACACTGATAACTGATGAGAAGCAACAGAGCACAGTCACAATGGATGAAGATGTTGTCGATGATCATTTCGAAACTGATGCTGTCCATGCCGATGATCACAAGAAAGTGGTAACTGCTGATGAAGTGCCAGAACTCACAGGGACAGATGATGAAGTTGTTGGGGAGGATAAGGCAGTTGTGACTGCTGAGGAGGTGCCACAGAGCACAGGTACCGATGAGGAAGTCGAGGAAGATCAGTTCCAAACTTTTTTTGTTCATGCTGAACAAGTACTCACTTCTGACAGTGTGTCTGATCTGAAAATAACAGATTGTGAAGAGAAAACGACACTGATCATTGATGAGAAGCAACAGAGCACAGTTACAATGGATGAAGCTGATGTTAGTGATTATTCCGAAACTGATGAATTGAAGGAAGTGGCAACTGATGACAAAGTGCCACAACTCACAGGGACAGAGGGTGAAGTTGTTGAGGAGGATAAGGCAGTTGTGATCACAGATGAGGATGACTGGAAGGAGAGTGCATTCACCAGTGATCTTCCTCAAGAGCTCGATGTTTCAGAAGAATCCAAAGATCGCATAACTCCAGCACTGGTTGATGATGCCACTGAGTCCCTGTCCAATAGCATCCTCACTGTGGAGCCAGCTGCGTCCATAGCTGCAGACGCATCAGTGTGCAAGAACAGCATCGAGAAGAACACTACTGAACTTGTGGCAATGCAAGATGAGAAGGTAGTAAAGGTGAACAAGAAATCTGTGGATTTGTACGCATTTAGCCTACGGCAGCTCAAAACCAAGCTCAAGGAGGGGCTGAACGCCAAGAAG AACAAAGAAGCAAAGAGGGTGGCCCTTGCTAGAGTGGACGAGAATGTGTGTCGATCCCACACAAAGGGCCAGCAGCAGAACCTGAATCTGCAACAGCATTAA
- the LOC117862457 gene encoding late embryogenesis abundant protein At5g17165, which produces MAAAASSKGRAIAGSFVSRVLAGKAAASPRRAVHASAYDKNLEDQVRPAFVPDDVIGGAANPDKYWGPHPKTGVFGPAAVDANKAAGAPDAAANGAGSVLDQKVWFRPLEDVEKPPPAA; this is translated from the exons ATGGCAGCAGCGGCAAGCTCCAAGGGGCGGGCGATCGCTGGAAGCTTCGTCAGCCGCGTCCTGGCCGGcaaggccgccgcctccccgag GAGGGCCGTGCACGCCTCGGCGTACGACAAGAACCTGGAGGACCAGGTGCGCCCGGCGTTCGTGCCGGACGATGTgatcggcggcgccgccaaccCCGACAAGTACTGGGGCCCCCACCCCAAGACCGGCGTGTTCGGCCCCGCGGCGGTGGACGCCAacaaggccgccggcgcgccggacgccgccgcgaaTGGTGCGGGCTCGGTGCTGGACCAGAAGGTGTGGTTCCGCCCCCTTGAGGACGTCGAGaagccgccccccgccgcctgA